Below is a window of Xiphophorus couchianus chromosome 1, X_couchianus-1.0, whole genome shotgun sequence DNA.
AGGCTGTGGAAATGCAAACCCCTGATGATATTTTAAGAGTTGCAGTAGAGGATAAGGACACTCCCAACACTGACGGCTGGCGAGCCAAGTACTCCTTTATTAGTGGCAATGaagataaaatgtacaaaattacCACTGACCCTAAAACAAACGAAGGGATCCTTGGTGTTGTCAAGGTAACTGTTTTACCACACcttacagaaaatgttcattcatAATGGACTAAACTATGAGTTCACCAATTGTTAGCATAAGTATTATGAAGAGTTACTGAACATCTACACTTGTGTCTTCTTCAGGCGAAGAATTTTGACGTAACTACTTTGGTAAAACTGCAAATCAGAGTTGAGAATATTGAACCATTAAAAGTCTGTAAAGATGGAAAATTAATTGAAGATTTAAGCATCCTTCCACCTAGGGATTCTGTCAATGTCACAGTGAAAATGGTTGACACTAATGACGCTCCGGTGtttgaaaaatatacagaagAGGTATACCAGACAGAGGAATCAGAGAAAGGACAGGTGCTGTATACCCCTAAGGTTAAAGATGTTGACTCCTCTAACGTCAGGTAGGTTCTCAACGAAACTGCATTCATGTTcaccatttttgtttgcttggcAGCAAAACTACTTATGAAGTCAATCAATAATGGCGAATTAGCTCTCTAACAACTGATCATCACTTGAGCAAGATTTGTGCTAGACACTAATCAATATGTTTTAGGaggtcagaaaaaaatttaataaattgaaataaaacattattatttactatttaatGTAATGTTGTAGTGTAAATAACAAGATGCATATATGCCATAATCCCTCTTGTATGGGTTTCCCCACACAACATTAGAATCTCTGAGCGGTGTGATTGCAGTGTTTAGAGTGCCTGTCTTATAATTATATGACAAGAATTCAGACATATAGACTACAGTAATTTCTCTTttactaataatgttttgtGGTTGAACACTGATAtagattgtttattttacttctgaCAATAAAATTTACCTActgtttgattattattttttgtccagGTTTGAACTGTTAGAAGACCCTGCTAAATGGGTGACTATTGATAAAAAAACAGGAGCAATCACAACAATCGAGAAGATGGACAGAGAGTCACCTTTTGTAGATGAGAACAATATTTACAGAATTGTTATTGCTGCCATAGATGATGGTATGACAAGACATTTCTAAACATTTGCAGCTACAATCAGAAGgcataatttattaattaattaactgaactgaaacaaatgATCTATTCTGTGGTTTCCAAGGTTCACCTCCAGCCACAAGTACATGCACAGTCAGTGTCCACCTCAGGGATATCAATGATAACACTCCTATGCTGCTCAACAAGACTGCCATTTTGTGTTCAAACCATGCTGACAAGGTCATGGTGCGTGCTAAAGATGCTGATGCTGAGCCATTCAGTGGACCCTTTGGTTTCTCCTTGGCAGATGATAAAACTGCTAAAGAACACTGGAAAATAGAACCTGAATATGGTGGGTCCACACCTTTGAAGCTTCACTACCAAAATTGCTAAAGTAAATACTCACTGCTGGGCCATAATTAATTATCTTTATGTTATAAACAGGTGAAGAAGTTAGCATTAGATTGCTGAGAAAACTTCCCAAGGGTAACTACTCTGTGCCACTGGTGATTCAGGACAAGCAGAATCAACCTTCAAAGGAGAGTTTGTCCGTTATGGTGTGTGACTGTGTCAAACCCGGTGTGTGCGCTTTACCAAAGCCTCTGTCAACTGGCATTGGTATTGCTGCCATAGGACTAATTATTGCAGCactgcttgtttttctgtgtgagtACAAAGTAGTCAATTatttatatgtgtatatatagttgaaaccaaatatttgcaCACATCACATAAAAAACATGTCTACATTTttttagacacattttttcTTACTCTTTTGCTCTCTGCTGCACACATACTGaccaaaatgtatgtaaacgtctgaattaaaaaaaagttccaatAAAACTCTAAAAAGATTTCTCATTACGGTTTCtggtatttagcaaatagaaattattttttgtaattctaaATATCCTAAagcaagagaagtttggtctggtTTAACTCCAGGGAGTGACAGCATcgttttattcagtgtatgttAATGTATACTGTAcatgctaaaataaattagatcagttctttctcacatttaaatccatttaattAACTTTACATGAACACTCAGTTTAAAACGCATGggatatatattttagattttgctttaaaagtaaATAGAATTCATAAACTTGGTGCTCAAACTATCTTAATGTGTCCACAGTGTTGCTCTTTCTTTTGACggacaaaagaaaatttataaTCCCTGAAGTGAAAGATGAATACAAACAGACTTTGATGAAGTACAATGAAGAAGGACTGGGCAATGATTGCAAGGTAAGTTGTGGAGTGACTGTGCTGACTACAGAGAGACTGCCAATACCACATCTCTGGATTGTCCTTGTTAAACAGTTAACATTTGACAGTTTAGCATCAAAAACTCTAAAAGATATGCATATAATGAAACTGGATTGACATAAATTGGAtttgatatacattttttaattactggAAATCTATGGGCTAATTTTACTTAGAAAATGCCttcagatgacatttgttgtaaactggtcctataaaaataatttaaattgaatGGAGAGTTTAACACTGTGAATATGATGCACAGCTACTGCAAACACAAAAGGTATTTTTCCctactattatttttttgccaggCTGAGTCCAAAGTCTTAGCATCAAAGACTACGGAGAGTATGACAGGCGGCATCAAGCTGGGCCACATGCAGGTACATGTCACTAATTTTAGGTGTTCATTTCTGTTAAAGCCTTAAGCTCAGTCAGTGTGTGTAATTACTCTTGACTGAATGAAAGCTGTAAGTAagatgtattattattattaatgttgtggttattgatatttttattagccAAATCACAGAGGAATGTGTTGAATAATCTAGTATTTGAAAAGATTTGTCTTGAGGTCAACTTAAGTGTTGCAACTTAAGTGTTGCAAAGATATACAACAGGTATatctttttcaatttaaatttagcccaaaattagcttagctactTAACTTGAAACGTCATGTAAATGTGAGTTTAGCCCTTTACAGTCTGATAAAGAAGACCATTGTCTTAAGCactttcaaaactttttaaattaaacgttaaaagtataaaaaaataattttgtttactgaaAGCATTTAGAAAGAAAGGTTTGAAATCTCAATGAAATCTCTGCGCCTGATACCTGCAGTACTTAGATTCTTCACCAGAAGGCGTGAGACAAGTACATCATTTAATCCAGCaggtctttttaaaaatcctaaacttTTGAAGCCATCGGTGTTCTCAGAAATACAGATGTcaaatttgatgtgttttgcaTTATAAAGGTAATTGCACATATCAAAAGTATATACTGTAGTGTGGCCATGTTTATTTCATGTGGAAGGAAATGCATAACTGAAAAGAAATACtgactgtaatttaaaaattattttatacaaaatttaCAAGCATATACAATTGCATATTCTCAGccttcaaatttatttaagatattttgtttgattacatatcaaatcaaatcaaattttatttgtgtagcacatttcagcaacaaggcaattgaAAGttctttacataataaaaatacagaaatcaactattgaaacacaaaattttTACAAGTGTCATTATTACATAGCAATATGTTggttagtgtttcatttattatggtacaaaagcaactctaaacatttTAGTCTAGAGTTAGAGGAACTCAGTGTTACAGCTGTTTTACACTTTTccggaagtttgttccagatttgtgataGATAGAAGCCAAATGCTGCTTCTcattgtttggttctggttctggggatgcagagcagaccagaaccacaAGACCCAAGAGGTCTGATAGGCTGACACAACAAAAGCATATCTTTAATGTATTCTGGTGCCAAGTTGTTCAGTggtttataaactaacagaagtgTTTTAAAGTAGTTTGGGCATAGCATTGGTACTGGATTAATGTGGATGTGCAAATTAATTCAAAGAAGTTGGCAAATTCATTGCAGGCCCTGTTAGAGTGGAATGTAGGAGCTACAGTCACAGTATGCGAGTGCctgctttattcattttttgttttcaactagAACAATGAGGCCTCCCCAGGAATGGTCCAGAATGTTGAAACATACTACACAACAACCTCCAATGTAAGCAACCAGTTTAAATATTCTCTTTTGGATCAAAGCTTGAGTAAATACAATTTACATGCAGTTCTTTATGTCTGCTCTGGAGTAATTTAGCTTTATTATAATGTATGTTCACAGATGAGCTCAAACATGGACACATGGAACTCTCAACAGCAGGGAGGCTTCCACAGAAGCATGAGGGGGAATTCCAGAGTGAGTAATTATGGCTTTGTGGTTTAGTGAAACTGGCTGAATGTTGAGTTGCACAATACAACCTTTTGTCCACAAGAGGGTgctcaaagaaatgtttttgaaaattgatTGGAAACTtaagctttctttctttctttctttaatttttttagtaaCATCATAACTCATCCATAGTAAATtggcatttaaaatttaaatttaattaaaatttaaaatttattgaaattgcCACAGAAAATGGAGATCCATGAATGGATACTTCACCAAATTTACATATGTCTCCAAATCTTTTGCTCTCTGCTGCACATTTACCTACTGCTAGTCTTAAAGTATTTGTTTGTTACTGCATtagttaaaaaacataatattattttagcatttaataGTGTTTAGCTTAATGAGACAAATTATGctgctaaaaaaattaaaaccaaataaatcctgcatcaaaaatattttaaaaatccatcagTGTTGCTGATTTCAGTGACTATGAACATGGTAAGAAAAGTTAAAAGATGAAGCTAaagatctttattttttgtttgttttttcagcgCTCAACATCGTTATACAACAGGAGAGGCACAGTTCAGGTAAGCAGACCTCTTCATTTACACTGTGTTGCTAAAGAATTACCATCCCTTcattttcccccccaaaacTTTGTctcttaaaacacattttacctCATGAATACAACAAACCTCAACAtctttattatgattttatggaaaacaaatcaacacCAAGtgaagtttaaatattaataatacatgattttcaaaatgttcatgaaATTCATAAAGTGTGACTCAAATTTGTGTTAAAGAATTAAAAGCCATCTGGAAGACTGACATACACACTGAATAAGTAAAGGAAttgaatatatataataatgcaaagaaacatGAACTGAAATACAAACTCAAGTTGTTCACTTGGAAATAGGCATTCCCAGCAATACCGGCTGAGACCTTCCTCTTTTTACAATGTTCAGTTCTTTGGGAAAAGTCTGCCTTAAACATCAATTTTTTATCATTCTTGAGACCAAACAAATTTCTCTTCCTCCATCAGCCATTTTCCCAAAGAACTGAACATTGTAAAAAGAGGAAGGTCTCAGCCGGTATTGCTGGGAATGCCTATTTCCAAGTGAACAACTTGAGTTTGTATTTCAGTTCatgtttctttgcattattatatatattcaaaaacaaattcacaagTGTTAATGAGCAATTCTGCGGATTGTGCAatctgcagattattttttgGTAAGCTTTTTTGGTAGCCTACCTGATGTTTTGCTACCAAAACATCCAGAGAGAAGAAAACTTTTGatgtaattttgaaatttttagcTTCCTTCAAGTAGGTATGTCTGCAGTCGAAGTAGCCGTTTCCAAAGGAAGGGGCTTCTCAAGAGCCACGCCTGATTGGACAAGCAAAAGAAATGAGACGTTTCTAAAGGAACACACCtgattggacaaaaaaaatctagcgTAACACAATTGGACGGTGTGATCACCCTCACTGTGTGCTGCATTATCTTGAtctaaaatcagaataaaatgcattaagatTGATagctttattgtaaaaaaaaaaaaagtgaaattgttCATATGAATAAATACTTATGTAATCAGATtataataaatgtgtaaaatatcatgtcaaaaatatgtacaaatttgtgtatttctatCATCGCTGACATTTGAGCTTTCTTTTGGCAGAACAACTACACCTTTAACCGTTCTTTAAGTACCTGGTCAGATGATCGGATTATCAGTCTACTGGACAGGGTAAGAATTCTTTATCTCATATGTTACAGCTATGACAATGTTGAATGTTCTCCAATAATAAGGAACTTCAGTGaagatcaaatcaaataaagcCAAAGACACAATAGtgcaattaataaaacattatgctaaaattttatttttgaccatAATCACATTAAAGACAGTTATTGAATCTCCTACGGagccacaaaaaaaaggaaaaaagctgAGTGTCAAGAGAGCATTGGTTAAAATTGGGTTTGAGTGTTTTAGATTCATGTTAAcatgacttttttctcttttaaatccCATAGCGTCTTACAGTGACTGATAGTAACCAAACAGATAGCTCAGATGACTATGTCAAGATTTATCATCATGAGGAGAATGGCAACAGTTGTGTGTCACTGGATTTGCTGTCATCTGACAACCATCAGGATGACTTAAGCTTTTTGAATGATCTCGGACCACAGTTCAAGACCTTGGAAAAGATCATTAGGGCAGATAAGTCTGAAGTTATTAAAGCAGAGAAGTCTGAAATTTGAAAGAATGCTGGAATCAAACATTCATCCCAATTGAATCTCTCATGCCCTCTAGATTGGTGTTAAAAATGGATACAAATGGACTTTTTCATAGTTGCATCAACACAGTAGCTGAATTTTGTACATAATGTACATATACATACACATCATGCACCTTTAAAGTGAAGTACCGCACACCTGCATTTGAACACTACAAAGATATTGTGTGGTAAagcagctgcagtttgtttgcTGTTGTATGAAGCAGGTCATGCTCTGTTGATTatgaaaagttgctttttattagaaataggATGTACTTGTTTGTGTCTTACTTTGTTAAAGCGAGCAAAATTGGTTCAATTTTGACAACTAACATATGAATACTTGTGGACaatgggatttttaaaaaatatttgtactatatataaatttt
It encodes the following:
- the LOC114145649 gene encoding cadherin-like protein 26 — its product is MTKLQTDKENNFVYSTVSQSDASGLGFHSTKSSCLCRRHSVHRKKKRSERSRMRSLFLLLLVALGSLGESKKEGGERHRRAKRESLSRSKRRWVLSTIELEEEMDVKYPYKISTMYNDKTANVQHEFQITVEDEPEGLFTINKATGEVYVHRRLDREKKKSYHITFDVWDLTAGKKIDKELSFDVDLIDINDNAPRFTNQFEKSYDVMENTKVGEYLPVSMNVVDDDLEGTINSTVVVTVGKQSPPEPKIGVKKIDDRLHQLVSEGCFDYDKAKQYSVVINASDRGKPPLSRNVTVTLNVIDTNSHQPTFKKRQYEAEAVEMQTPDDILRVAVEDKDTPNTDGWRAKYSFISGNEDKMYKITTDPKTNEGILGVVKAKNFDVTTLVKLQIRVENIEPLKVCKDGKLIEDLSILPPRDSVNVTVKMVDTNDAPVFEKYTEEVYQTEESEKGQVLYTPKVKDVDSSNVRFELLEDPAKWVTIDKKTGAITTIEKMDRESPFVDENNIYRIVIAAIDDGSPPATSTCTVSVHLRDINDNTPMLLNKTAILCSNHADKVMVRAKDADAEPFSGPFGFSLADDKTAKEHWKIEPEYGEEVSIRLLRKLPKGNYSVPLVIQDKQNQPSKESLSVMVCDCVKPGVCALPKPLSTGIGIAAIGLIIAALLVFLLLLFLLTDKRKFIIPEVKDEYKQTLMKYNEEGLGNDCKAESKVLASKTTESMTGGIKLGHMQNNEASPGMVQNVETYYTTTSNMSSNMDTWNSQQQGGFHRSMRGNSRRSTSLYNRRGTVQNNYTFNRSLSTWSDDRIISLLDRRLTVTDSNQTDSSDDYVKIYHHEENGNSCVSLDLLSSDNHQDDLSFLNDLGPQFKTLEKIIRADKSEVIKAEKSEI